One genomic region from Rosa rugosa chromosome 1, drRosRugo1.1, whole genome shotgun sequence encodes:
- the LOC133746199 gene encoding probable aldo-keto reductase 1 isoform X2, translated as MGLSGIYNVPVSEEFGISMIKYAFDRGITFFDTSDVYGPHANEVLIGNALKQLPRDKVQVATKFGIVKADPEKVIINGTPEYVRSCCEASLKRLDVDYIDLYYQHRIDTLVPIEDTMEELKKLVKEGKIKYIGLSEASPDTIRREYAVHPIAAVQMEWSLWTRDIEEQIIPLCRHSRRLIAAGAGIALIDSVVEESKNSRDPPTGFALIRPPRHHAISKGLMGFCVFGNIAIAAHYAQCAHGLKGVFVIDFDVHHGNGTNDAFYEDPDIFFLSTHQKVVQRWPCLWNGTQ; from the exons ATGGGACTTAGTGGAATCTATAATGTGCCAGTTTCTGAAGAGTTTGGCATATCAATGATCAAGTACGCATTTGACAGAGGAATAACATTCTTCGATACATCAGATGTTTATGGACCACATGCTAATGAAGTTTTGATCGGAAAT GCATTGAAGCAGCTGCCTCGAGATAAGGTCCAGGTGGCTACAAAGTTTGGAATTGTAAAGGCTGATCCTGAGAAAGTTATAATTAATGGCACTCCTGAGTATGTCCGCTCCTGCTGCGAGGCTAGCCTGAAGCGGCTTGATGTGGACTACATTGATCTTTACTATCAGCACCGGATAGATACATTAGTCCCTATAGAGGATACC ATGGAGGAACTAAAGAAGCTGGTGAAAGAGGGGAAAATAAAGTACATTGGATTATCTGAAGCTAGCCCAGACACAATAAGGAGGGAATATGCAGTTCATCCTATTGCTGCAGTCCAAATGGAGTGGTCTCTTTGGACTCGTGACATTGAGGAACAAATCATCCCACTTTGCAG ACATTCAAGGAGACTGATTGCAGCTGGAGCAGGAATTGCCTTAATTGATTCAGTG GTAGAAGAGTCAAAGAACAGCAGGGATCCACCTACTGGTTTTGCTTTAATAAGACCTCCAAGACACCATGCAATTTCAAAGGGTCTGATggggttttgtgtttttggaaATATTGCAATTGCAGCTCATTATGCTCAATGTGCACATGGCTTGAAGGgtgtctttgtaattgattttgatgttcACCACGGGAATGGGACAAATGATGCTTTCTATGAGGATCCGGATATATTCTTCCTTTCAACTCACCAA aAAGTAGTGCAAAGATGGCCTTGCTTATGGAATGGTACACAATGA
- the LOC133746199 gene encoding probable aldo-keto reductase 1 isoform X1 produces MGLSGIYNVPVSEEFGISMIKYAFDRGITFFDTSDVYGPHANEVLIGNALKQLPRDKVQVATKFGIVKADPEKVIINGTPEYVRSCCEASLKRLDVDYIDLYYQHRIDTLVPIEDTMEELKKLVKEGKIKYIGLSEASPDTIRREYAVHPIAAVQMEWSLWTRDIEEQIIPLCRHSRRLIAAGAGIALIDSVVEESKNSRDPPTGFALIRPPRHHAISKGLMGFCVFGNIAIAAHYAQCAHGLKGVFVIDFDVHHGNGTNDAFYEDPDIFFLSTHQVSNNFRYIVCSNLFICSCYASLDLKFTP; encoded by the exons ATGGGACTTAGTGGAATCTATAATGTGCCAGTTTCTGAAGAGTTTGGCATATCAATGATCAAGTACGCATTTGACAGAGGAATAACATTCTTCGATACATCAGATGTTTATGGACCACATGCTAATGAAGTTTTGATCGGAAAT GCATTGAAGCAGCTGCCTCGAGATAAGGTCCAGGTGGCTACAAAGTTTGGAATTGTAAAGGCTGATCCTGAGAAAGTTATAATTAATGGCACTCCTGAGTATGTCCGCTCCTGCTGCGAGGCTAGCCTGAAGCGGCTTGATGTGGACTACATTGATCTTTACTATCAGCACCGGATAGATACATTAGTCCCTATAGAGGATACC ATGGAGGAACTAAAGAAGCTGGTGAAAGAGGGGAAAATAAAGTACATTGGATTATCTGAAGCTAGCCCAGACACAATAAGGAGGGAATATGCAGTTCATCCTATTGCTGCAGTCCAAATGGAGTGGTCTCTTTGGACTCGTGACATTGAGGAACAAATCATCCCACTTTGCAG ACATTCAAGGAGACTGATTGCAGCTGGAGCAGGAATTGCCTTAATTGATTCAGTG GTAGAAGAGTCAAAGAACAGCAGGGATCCACCTACTGGTTTTGCTTTAATAAGACCTCCAAGACACCATGCAATTTCAAAGGGTCTGATggggttttgtgtttttggaaATATTGCAATTGCAGCTCATTATGCTCAATGTGCACATGGCTTGAAGGgtgtctttgtaattgattttgatgttcACCACGGGAATGGGACAAATGATGCTTTCTATGAGGATCCGGATATATTCTTCCTTTCAACTCACCAAGTAAGTAACAATTTTCGATACATTGTCTGttcaaatttatttatatgTTCTTGTTATGCTAGTCTAGATTTGAAGTTTACTCCATGA
- the LOC133746199 gene encoding IN2-2 protein-like isoform X3, with amino-acid sequence MFSLTNSFEFKALKQLPRDKVQVATKFGIVKADPEKVIINGTPEYVRSCCEASLKRLDVDYIDLYYQHRIDTLVPIEDTMEELKKLVKEGKIKYIGLSEASPDTIRREYAVHPIAAVQMEWSLWTRDIEEQIIPLCRHSRRLIAAGAGIALIDSVVEESKNSRDPPTGFALIRPPRHHAISKGLMGFCVFGNIAIAAHYAQCAHGLKGVFVIDFDVHHGNGTNDAFYEDPDIFFLSTHQVSNNFRYIVCSNLFICSCYASLDLKFTP; translated from the exons ATGTTTTCCCTAACAAATAGTTTTGAATTCAAG GCATTGAAGCAGCTGCCTCGAGATAAGGTCCAGGTGGCTACAAAGTTTGGAATTGTAAAGGCTGATCCTGAGAAAGTTATAATTAATGGCACTCCTGAGTATGTCCGCTCCTGCTGCGAGGCTAGCCTGAAGCGGCTTGATGTGGACTACATTGATCTTTACTATCAGCACCGGATAGATACATTAGTCCCTATAGAGGATACC ATGGAGGAACTAAAGAAGCTGGTGAAAGAGGGGAAAATAAAGTACATTGGATTATCTGAAGCTAGCCCAGACACAATAAGGAGGGAATATGCAGTTCATCCTATTGCTGCAGTCCAAATGGAGTGGTCTCTTTGGACTCGTGACATTGAGGAACAAATCATCCCACTTTGCAG ACATTCAAGGAGACTGATTGCAGCTGGAGCAGGAATTGCCTTAATTGATTCAGTG GTAGAAGAGTCAAAGAACAGCAGGGATCCACCTACTGGTTTTGCTTTAATAAGACCTCCAAGACACCATGCAATTTCAAAGGGTCTGATggggttttgtgtttttggaaATATTGCAATTGCAGCTCATTATGCTCAATGTGCACATGGCTTGAAGGgtgtctttgtaattgattttgatgttcACCACGGGAATGGGACAAATGATGCTTTCTATGAGGATCCGGATATATTCTTCCTTTCAACTCACCAAGTAAGTAACAATTTTCGATACATTGTCTGttcaaatttatttatatgTTCTTGTTATGCTAGTCTAGATTTGAAGTTTACTCCATGA